A genomic window from Neoarius graeffei isolate fNeoGra1 chromosome 5, fNeoGra1.pri, whole genome shotgun sequence includes:
- the leng1 gene encoding leukocyte receptor cluster member 1 isoform X2: protein MIQARTEYLRGKARAALEHPTGWRKEGETCRETCESEHINLFPLEDWSKKQGNPEYLREKKEEKEKQERAMGLLVSLGPAPGTEATPWYLKSSEREKDKGKRTFTEEEREKKDQKLKDRLDPMNDINKALGVTERREKKKEKKREKREKTSGKRSMEQLRAERLQREAVERKRAQALLDQWHGVGKAAEEQKETDDRERPYNSAYFPELARKRRRRDRDVHDFLHSNS from the exons ATGATTCAG GCTCGGACAGAGTATCTGCGGGGGAAAGCCCGTGCGGCGCTCGAGCACCCAACAGGATGGAGGAAAGAGGGAGAGACGTGCAGAGAGACTTGCGAGAGCGAGCATATCAACCTGTTTCCTCTGGAGGACTGGTCAAAGAAACAAGGCAATCCCGAGTACCTCCGTGAGAAGAAAGAGGAGAAG GAGAAACAGGAGCGTGCTATGGGTCTGTTGGTGTCTCTTGGCCCCGCCCCTGGCACCGAAGCCACGCCTTGGTATCTGAagtcgagcgagagagagaaagacaaggGCAAAAGGACCTTCactgaggaggagagagagaagaaagaccaGAAGTTAAAG GACAGGCTGGACCCGATGAATGACATCAACAAAGCTCTGGGAGTGACTgaaaggagagagaaaaaaaaggagaagaagagagagaaacgggagaaGACGAGCGGAAAGAG ATCGATGGAGCAACTGCGTGCAGAGCGACTACAGAGGGAGGCGGTGGAGAGGAAACGCGCTCAGGCCCTACTGGACCAGTGGCACGGAGTGGGCAAAGCCGCAGAGGAACAGAAAGAGACGGATGATAGAGAGAGACCGTACAACAGCGCATACTTTCCTGAACTCGCACGCAAGAGACGGAGAAGAGACAGAGACGTGCATGACTTCCTGCATTCAAACTCCTAG
- the leng1 gene encoding leukocyte receptor cluster member 1 isoform X1, with protein MNILPKKSWHVRNKDNIARVRRDEARAAEEEKETRRRAERAEQEARTEYLRGKARAALEHPTGWRKEGETCRETCESEHINLFPLEDWSKKQGNPEYLREKKEEKEKQERAMGLLVSLGPAPGTEATPWYLKSSEREKDKGKRTFTEEEREKKDQKLKDRLDPMNDINKALGVTERREKKKEKKREKREKTSGKRSMEQLRAERLQREAVERKRAQALLDQWHGVGKAAEEQKETDDRERPYNSAYFPELARKRRRRDRDVHDFLHSNS; from the exons ATGAACATTCTGCCGAAGAAGAGTTGGCACGTCCGCAATAAGGACAACATCGCTCGCGTGCGTCGAGATGAAGCGCGCGCGGCTGAGGAGGAGAAGGAAACTCGGCGGCGCGCAGAGCGCGCGGAACAAGAG GCTCGGACAGAGTATCTGCGGGGGAAAGCCCGTGCGGCGCTCGAGCACCCAACAGGATGGAGGAAAGAGGGAGAGACGTGCAGAGAGACTTGCGAGAGCGAGCATATCAACCTGTTTCCTCTGGAGGACTGGTCAAAGAAACAAGGCAATCCCGAGTACCTCCGTGAGAAGAAAGAGGAGAAG GAGAAACAGGAGCGTGCTATGGGTCTGTTGGTGTCTCTTGGCCCCGCCCCTGGCACCGAAGCCACGCCTTGGTATCTGAagtcgagcgagagagagaaagacaaggGCAAAAGGACCTTCactgaggaggagagagagaagaaagaccaGAAGTTAAAG GACAGGCTGGACCCGATGAATGACATCAACAAAGCTCTGGGAGTGACTgaaaggagagagaaaaaaaaggagaagaagagagagaaacgggagaaGACGAGCGGAAAGAG ATCGATGGAGCAACTGCGTGCAGAGCGACTACAGAGGGAGGCGGTGGAGAGGAAACGCGCTCAGGCCCTACTGGACCAGTGGCACGGAGTGGGCAAAGCCGCAGAGGAACAGAAAGAGACGGATGATAGAGAGAGACCGTACAACAGCGCATACTTTCCTGAACTCGCACGCAAGAGACGGAGAAGAGACAGAGACGTGCATGACTTCCTGCATTCAAACTCCTAG